A stretch of DNA from Melioribacteraceae bacterium 4301-Me:
AATGTCAATGGTGGTGCAGTTGCTCTTGGGCATCCAATTGGAGCAAGCGGAGCAAGAATTCTTACAACATTAATTTATGAGTTAAGAAGAAGGCAATTAAATTTAGGGATAGCTTCATTATGTATTGGTGGTGGTGAAGCTTCAGCGTTAATTGTCAAAAATTACAAAGGATGAGGTTTATTCCATGAATATCAAAAAAGTTGCTGTAATTGGTGCTGGTACAATGGGTAATGGTATTGCCCATGTTTTTGCACTTAATGGATATAGTGTTCAATTAATTGATATGAGTAATTCATTATTACAAAATGCGTTAAATATTATTCAAAATAATTTAGATAGGCAGTTAAATAAAAATATTATTACCGAATCACAAAAAAAAGCTACATTAAATAACATTACACCAGTTATAGGATTAGAAAATATATTAAATGATACTGAATTAATTATAGAAGCTATTTATGAAAACAAAGAAGCTAAGTTACAAGTTTTCAAAAAATTAGAAGAAATAGTTGATAAAAATTCTATATTTGCTTCAAATACATCGTCTATTTCAATTACTGAATTGTCTTCTGTCTGCCGTGCAGAAAAATTTATAGGCATGCACTTTATGAATCCAGTGCCAGTTATGAAACTTGTTGAAATAATTCGTGGTTACAGTACATCTGAAGAGACATTCCAAACTATTAAAGAAATCGTAATTAAGATAAACAAACAACCTGTTGAGGTTAAAGATTATCCAGGATTCATATCGAATAGAGTTCTTATGCCCATGATAAATGAAGCAATTTTTGCTTTATATGAAGGTGTAGCAAGCATTGAAGATATTGACACAGTCATGAAGTTAGGAATGAACCATCCTATGGGACCACTAACATTAGCTGATTTTATTGGTTTAGACGTTTGCCTTAACATTATGGAAGTTCTTTACAACGGTTTTAATGATTCGAAATATCGACCTTGTCCATTGCTTAAGAAAATGGTAGCTGCTGGCAAATTAGGCAGAAAAAGTGGCGAAGGATTTTATAAGTACAAATAAATCCCATGTTTTTTATACAATACTTTTGTTTTTTTTATAATATTCAAGGTTACACAAACTTTACACATAATGTATATTATGTAAACTAAAGTAAATTCTTCTATAAAATATGTGACAGCTTAAGATATATGTAGAAAATAAGAATTAACATGACTAACCAATACAACGCTGTCCTTCTCTTTTGATGAACTTTTCTAACATACCTAAATTTTAATCTCTTCTTTCTTAATTCAGTTTTATCTTCTTCTGGCTTATAAAAACGTGGCTGATAGTCAAAAACTTTATGCTTAGGTCTTTTCATAAACATGTTAATACTCAAATTTGTTTCTCTTTAAGTCATTCAAATAATGCTGTAACAAACTCCTCAGAATTAAATTCTTGTAAATCATCAATTTTCTCACCTGTACCAAGGTATTTAACAGGTATTTTGTTTTCATGACATATTCTAAAAATGACACCGCCTTTAGCAGTTCCATCTAACTTATTAATTATTAACCCGCTTATTGAAATATACTTACTAAATTCGGAAACTTGAGCTAATGCATTTTGACCTGTAGTTGCATCAATAACTAAAAAGGTTTCATTGGGAGCATATGGTAAAATTTTATTTATAGTTTTATTCATTTTCTGAAGTTCTTGCATTAAATTTACCTTAGTATGCAACCTTCCAGCTGTATCTAAGAGCACAATATCATAATTATTTTTTATTGCTTCTTGTATAGTTGTAAAAGCGATAGAAGAAGGATCCGCACCAGCTTTACCTTGTATGATTTCTACGTTCGCCCGTTTTGCCCATATTTCTAATTGCTCGTTTGCAGCTGCTCTAAAGGTATCCGCTGCACCTATTATTACATTATAACCTTTTATTTTGAAATTGTAAGCTAATTTACCAATAGTAGTTGTCTTACCAACGCCATTAACTCCGCTAATCAAAATAACATAAGGCTTTTGGCTTAAATCGAACTCTTTTTCATTTTTATTGCCCGATAAAGTTAGAATCTCTGTTAATTTTGATTTGAGTAACTCTTTTATATCTTCAAAAGAAATATTTTTATTATTCTTTAAAGATGAACGCATTTTATCAATAATTGCTTCGGTTAATTCAACACCAACATCACTGCTTATTAAAATCTCTTCGATATTTTCTAGTGCTTCTTCGGTAGTAATATCTTTTCTGTTAAATATTTCATTTATTCTGCCAATTAATTTTTCTTTAGTTCTTGCTAGTCCATTTTTAATTTTTATAAAACTCAGTGATTTTGTCAGATTCATTTTTGCTCCACTTAATTGCCTCAATAGCACGGATTAAATATGCTAATACTGATATAATTGAAAACAATATGCTTAGATAAATCAAATACTTGTAAACC
This window harbors:
- the ftsY gene encoding signal recognition particle-docking protein FtsY; the encoded protein is MNLTKSLSFIKIKNGLARTKEKLIGRINEIFNRKDITTEEALENIEEILISSDVGVELTEAIIDKMRSSLKNNKNISFEDIKELLKSKLTEILTLSGNKNEKEFDLSQKPYVILISGVNGVGKTTTIGKLAYNFKIKGYNVIIGAADTFRAAANEQLEIWAKRANVEIIQGKAGADPSSIAFTTIQEAIKNNYDIVLLDTAGRLHTKVNLMQELQKMNKTINKILPYAPNETFLVIDATTGQNALAQVSEFSKYISISGLIINKLDGTAKGGVIFRICHENKIPVKYLGTGEKIDDLQEFNSEEFVTALFE
- a CDS encoding 3-hydroxyacyl-CoA dehydrogenase family protein, producing MKKVAVIGAGTMGNGIAHVFALNGYSVQLIDMSNSLLQNALNIIQNNLDRQLNKNIITESQKKATLNNITPVIGLENILNDTELIIEAIYENKEAKLQVFKKLEEIVDKNSIFASNTSSISITELSSVCRAEKFIGMHFMNPVPVMKLVEIIRGYSTSEETFQTIKEIVIKINKQPVEVKDYPGFISNRVLMPMINEAIFALYEGVASIEDIDTVMKLGMNHPMGPLTLADFIGLDVCLNIMEVLYNGFNDSKYRPCPLLKKMVAAGKLGRKSGEGFYKYK